A part of Candidatus Electrothrix aestuarii genomic DNA contains:
- a CDS encoding radical SAM protein, with product MICEPLELEYLAASIADLGYQVDILDMILEKRSLSELLAEFQPDLVAITGYITHVRIIKDMADNIKAWSSACLTVVGGVHAEVVPEDFQHHNLDAIICANGLSTFRDLLGRVMEGRSFLDLPGVWQEGKARPVKENTFSLPFPDRSKVARYRHRYYYLFHNPCALIKTSFGCPFQCNFCFCREITNHQYFERPLSEVMEELSQIPEQEIYIVDDNFLVNAERVLAFCQELEQRGLDKRFLIYGRADFIAAHPEVIRRFAANGLRAVIVGIESCLDQDLDRFNKKSSLAINEQAVAVLAEHQVDCYATLILGMDWSSADFRNLARWLRKMRLSFVNLQPFTPLKGTIAGEGYEEALRIPRSDYEKWDLAHLVLQPSQLSVAAYYWHIIKLYYAVTFRPSSMLSLLRRFGLAENIRLFLGSSRVTVQYFSKVLRNLRKTLK from the coding sequence ATGATCTGCGAGCCCCTGGAGCTGGAATACCTTGCCGCCAGCATTGCTGATCTGGGCTATCAGGTGGATATCCTGGATATGATTTTGGAGAAACGCTCCCTTTCCGAGCTCCTTGCCGAATTCCAGCCCGACTTGGTGGCTATAACCGGCTATATCACCCATGTACGGATTATTAAAGACATGGCCGACAACATCAAGGCCTGGTCTTCTGCCTGTCTTACCGTGGTTGGCGGAGTCCATGCCGAGGTGGTGCCGGAGGATTTTCAGCACCACAACCTGGATGCCATTATCTGTGCCAACGGCCTGAGCACCTTCCGGGATCTGCTGGGTCGGGTGATGGAAGGTCGATCTTTTCTTGATCTGCCAGGCGTCTGGCAAGAGGGGAAGGCTCGGCCTGTGAAGGAAAATACCTTTTCCCTTCCTTTCCCGGATCGCAGCAAGGTGGCCCGCTATCGCCATCGCTATTATTACCTTTTTCATAATCCCTGCGCCCTGATCAAGACCTCCTTTGGTTGCCCCTTTCAGTGCAATTTCTGCTTCTGCCGCGAAATTACGAATCACCAGTATTTTGAGCGGCCCCTGAGCGAGGTTATGGAGGAGCTAAGTCAGATCCCGGAGCAGGAAATCTACATTGTAGATGATAATTTTCTGGTCAATGCAGAACGGGTTCTGGCCTTTTGCCAGGAACTGGAGCAACGGGGCCTGGACAAACGCTTTCTCATCTACGGCCGGGCGGATTTTATTGCAGCCCATCCCGAGGTGATCCGTCGTTTTGCCGCCAATGGCCTGCGGGCCGTAATCGTAGGTATTGAATCCTGCCTGGATCAGGACCTGGATCGCTTTAATAAAAAGTCCAGTTTGGCAATCAATGAGCAGGCTGTGGCTGTATTGGCAGAACATCAGGTGGACTGCTATGCCACCCTGATTCTGGGCATGGACTGGAGCAGCGCAGATTTTCGCAATCTGGCTCGATGGCTCAGAAAGATGCGACTTTCCTTCGTCAATCTCCAGCCCTTTACCCCACTCAAAGGGACCATTGCTGGCGAGGGCTACGAGGAGGCTCTGCGTATTCCCAGAAGCGATTATGAAAAATGGGACCTGGCCCATTTAGTGCTCCAGCCCAGCCAGCTCTCTGTTGCTGCCTATTATTGGCACATCATCAAGCTCTATTACGCCGTGACCTTTCGCCCCAGCTCTATGCTCAGCCTACTGCGTCGTTTTGGTCTGGCAGAAAATATACGCCTTTTTCTCGGTTCCAGCCGGGTTACCGTTCAATATTTCAGCAAGGTTCTCCGCAATCTGCGGAAAACACTGAAATAG
- a CDS encoding radical SAM protein, translating into MKVLFIQPSPYGPDSRPIKKNKLYFVGLALPLLAALTPNTWQVEICLETIEDVPFDTDADIVALSGMGHGIVRSISLAKEFRSRGKTVVMGGYMVSLMPDEAAKYCDSVVIGDAELVWPRLLEDYRLGSLQPRYEQHLKTLDPPLPRYELLLEKKIGDFLPVQAGRGCPNSCSFCSVHCLYRNRYYQRPVEAVLRDILYVRKLGFKKFLLLDDNILASPDYLLQLCAEIKPLKMTWYSQCSLNIANHPDLLKAVAESGCRALSFGLESLSKDSLQAMDKGWADPRMYPAMIRRVQEAGIDVSTEMVVGADGDTKESIAQTADFIKENKVVIPRFYILTPIPGTDFYRQMLHQGRICNHDLYSYNGTEAVHIPLNMSPEELTDAYWQLYEQVFSMESIFCRTILRKEFWKRPWNFLLYLLVNLYYRNHIKKRITPNIF; encoded by the coding sequence ATGAAAGTTCTCTTTATTCAGCCCTCTCCCTACGGCCCTGACAGCAGGCCGATAAAAAAGAATAAGCTTTATTTTGTCGGTCTGGCCCTGCCCTTACTTGCCGCCCTGACTCCGAATACCTGGCAGGTGGAAATTTGCCTGGAAACCATCGAGGACGTGCCTTTTGACACAGATGCAGACATTGTCGCCCTATCCGGCATGGGACATGGCATAGTGCGCTCTATCAGCCTGGCTAAGGAATTCCGATCCCGGGGCAAGACCGTGGTCATGGGTGGTTATATGGTCAGCCTGATGCCGGACGAGGCTGCGAAGTACTGTGATTCCGTCGTAATCGGTGATGCTGAGCTGGTCTGGCCGAGGCTCCTGGAGGATTACCGCCTGGGCTCTCTGCAACCTCGCTATGAACAACACCTGAAAACACTGGACCCACCCCTGCCCCGCTATGAGTTGCTTTTGGAGAAAAAAATAGGGGATTTTCTCCCGGTGCAGGCTGGACGAGGCTGTCCCAATTCCTGTTCTTTTTGCTCGGTTCATTGTCTATATCGTAACCGCTATTACCAACGGCCTGTAGAAGCGGTGTTGCGCGATATTCTCTATGTTCGAAAATTAGGCTTTAAAAAATTCTTGCTTTTGGACGATAATATCCTCGCGAGCCCGGATTATCTGCTCCAGTTATGCGCAGAGATCAAGCCCTTGAAGATGACCTGGTATTCACAGTGTTCTCTGAATATCGCCAACCATCCTGACTTGCTCAAGGCGGTGGCTGAAAGTGGTTGCCGGGCTCTGAGCTTTGGCCTGGAGTCCCTTTCTAAGGATAGCCTACAGGCGATGGACAAGGGCTGGGCCGACCCGAGAATGTATCCAGCCATGATTCGTCGAGTTCAGGAGGCAGGGATTGATGTGTCCACGGAAATGGTGGTGGGTGCTGACGGCGACACCAAGGAGAGTATAGCCCAAACTGCAGATTTCATTAAGGAGAACAAGGTCGTTATCCCTCGTTTCTATATTCTTACCCCAATTCCTGGGACGGATTTTTACAGGCAAATGCTCCACCAGGGCAGGATCTGCAATCATGATCTCTACTCCTACAACGGCACTGAGGCTGTCCATATTCCCCTGAATATGAGCCCAGAGGAACTGACAGATGCTTATTGGCAACTATACGAACAGGTGTTCAGCATGGAGTCTATTTTTTGCCGCACTATTCTGCGGAAGGAATTCTGGAAACGACCTTGGAATTTTCTTCTCTACTTGCTGGTGAATCTCTACTACCGGAATCACATTAAGAAACGAATCACACCGAATATTTTTTAA
- a CDS encoding cobalamin-dependent protein (Presence of a B(12) (cobalamin)-binding domain implies dependence on cobalamin itself, in one of its several forms, or in some unusual lineages, dependence on a cobalamin-like analog.) — MRILLIRPARPPKAITIGEFMFCEPLGLEAVYAVLREQEKHQVNILDMMAEQVDITQYLEKEQPEAVGITALCIDVGNVLELARAVKRVDASIPVVVGGTQAQLMPQAFADPAIDFVMHWTTRANLHALFDGLARSGRKTEKNFCSSEDIPGVIAVRKGIPAKLCLQKNEYLVPDRSSCAQYREQYSYFGYKPCALLQTSHGCSKCCSFCLRWRLEGGKETPQDMEVIFAQIREITEPSIMIIDNDFLCDSDQLDQLCIFLGREKIRKNFLCYGSVHSILQNQKSIERFASLGLKAVLVGYESFKPQELADYHKKATVEENLVAATLLKKWGVDAWASFIFHPDWDHGDFKAFRRYIRQLRPEISSLSPLTPFPGLPAFQEYRERLLFDLQDYERWSFGNISIHPSKMGLRAYHAEVLWTNLQVNFFMNNACYLVRRFGFFTLFRLTAGGLRLAIRYLIALCR; from the coding sequence ATGCGTATTCTGCTCATCCGCCCTGCCCGTCCTCCCAAGGCCATTACCATCGGTGAATTCATGTTCTGCGAGCCCCTTGGGTTGGAGGCTGTCTATGCTGTTCTGCGGGAACAGGAAAAACACCAGGTCAATATCTTGGATATGATGGCAGAGCAGGTCGATATTACCCAATATCTGGAGAAGGAGCAGCCCGAGGCTGTAGGAATAACGGCCCTCTGTATAGACGTAGGTAATGTTCTGGAGCTGGCTCGGGCTGTCAAGCGCGTGGATGCAAGTATACCTGTGGTCGTTGGAGGCACCCAGGCCCAGCTCATGCCCCAGGCTTTTGCTGATCCAGCCATTGACTTTGTGATGCACTGGACCACAAGGGCGAACCTGCATGCCCTTTTTGATGGCCTGGCAAGATCAGGACGCAAAACAGAGAAAAATTTCTGTTCCTCCGAGGATATACCTGGTGTTATTGCCGTACGGAAAGGGATTCCTGCCAAACTCTGCCTGCAAAAAAATGAATATCTGGTCCCGGATCGCAGCTCCTGCGCCCAGTACCGGGAGCAATACAGCTATTTCGGCTATAAACCCTGTGCCCTGCTTCAGACCTCCCATGGTTGCAGTAAATGCTGTAGTTTTTGCCTGCGTTGGCGCCTTGAGGGTGGCAAAGAAACCCCTCAGGATATGGAGGTGATTTTTGCCCAGATCCGCGAGATCACTGAACCAAGCATCATGATTATTGATAATGATTTTCTCTGTGACAGCGATCAGTTGGATCAGCTCTGTATCTTTCTGGGACGGGAAAAAATCCGCAAAAATTTTCTCTGCTACGGTTCAGTGCATAGCATTCTCCAGAACCAGAAAAGTATAGAACGTTTTGCCAGCCTTGGCCTCAAAGCAGTGCTGGTGGGCTATGAGTCGTTTAAACCCCAGGAGCTGGCAGATTATCATAAAAAAGCCACTGTAGAAGAAAATCTGGTCGCAGCAACTCTGCTCAAAAAATGGGGCGTGGATGCCTGGGCCTCGTTCATCTTTCATCCTGACTGGGATCATGGAGATTTCAAGGCCTTTCGTCGCTATATTCGCCAACTGCGTCCGGAGATTTCCTCGCTTTCTCCCCTAACTCCCTTTCCCGGTTTACCGGCCTTTCAGGAATATAGAGAGAGGTTGCTCTTTGATCTACAGGACTACGAACGATGGAGTTTTGGCAATATATCCATCCATCCAAGCAAGATGGGCCTACGCGCCTATCATGCAGAGGTCTTATGGACAAATCTCCAGGTGAATTTCTTCATGAATAACGCTTGTTATTTAGTCCGTCGCTTTGGTTTTTTCACTCTTTTTCGACTGACTGCAGGCGGGCTTCGTCTGGCCATACGTTACCTGATAGCCCTGTGCAGATGA
- a CDS encoding response regulator, translated as MDFTDAPCTVLIVDDDPFGIIQLQTLLKDSGYKLITASDGASAIEIVKRDVPDIILLDIIMPNMDGYETCRHLKEDELSDSIPIIFLSGLNSTEEKINAFEAGGVDYITKPFSEKEVLVRLQTHLTLHRVNKHLVHELENRDEELQHQESKAQNTSTALRVLLSAIEEEKKELAERIQFKAEKLILPKILEIAAEGNPEKKEALLESIVYTFQELTRPFVPGGVELGKTLSPTELQIVNLIKQGKSSKEISDICNISVSTIASHRKTIRKKLNITNTKVNLYTYLNSLD; from the coding sequence ATGGATTTTACGGATGCTCCGTGTACAGTACTCATTGTTGATGATGATCCGTTTGGGATTATCCAGTTGCAGACCTTGCTCAAAGATTCAGGTTACAAACTGATAACAGCATCAGATGGGGCTTCTGCCATTGAAATCGTCAAGAGAGATGTTCCTGATATTATCCTCCTTGATATTATCATGCCCAATATGGATGGTTATGAGACCTGCCGACATTTGAAAGAAGATGAACTTTCTGATAGCATTCCTATTATTTTCCTCAGTGGCTTGAATTCAACGGAAGAAAAGATAAACGCTTTTGAAGCAGGAGGGGTGGACTATATTACCAAGCCTTTTTCGGAAAAGGAGGTTCTGGTTCGCCTGCAAACACATCTGACCTTGCATCGGGTCAATAAACATCTGGTTCATGAATTGGAAAACAGGGATGAAGAACTTCAGCACCAAGAAAGTAAGGCACAAAATACCAGCACCGCACTCAGAGTCCTGCTTTCAGCAATAGAAGAGGAAAAAAAAGAGCTGGCCGAGCGTATACAATTTAAGGCTGAAAAACTGATTCTCCCTAAAATTTTAGAAATAGCAGCAGAGGGAAATCCTGAAAAAAAAGAAGCGTTATTGGAGTCTATTGTCTATACTTTTCAGGAATTGACCAGACCTTTTGTGCCGGGCGGGGTAGAATTGGGCAAAACCCTTTCACCTACGGAATTGCAAATTGTTAACCTGATAAAACAGGGAAAGTCCAGTAAAGAGATTTCAGATATCTGCAATATTTCTGTTAGCACTATAGCTTCGCACCGCAAAACAATCAGAAAAAAACTTAACATCACCAACACCAAGGTCAATCTGTACACCTATTTGAATTCTCTCGATTAA
- a CDS encoding ATP-binding protein gives MQKESLSMRCGISQRILFGLTLVAAFLGGGILFILIRFSTFHDRFDKITEEMPALILSTELEQEARVLVSHTQDILMSRENYLFEDVRELIKQSVERMSEITSKINSGKDANEHLQMLASQYRQVADNQLELVALKEEKHRIKRQQRQIHKRVSALLKELAEEHLTLQQQVTASEFAALNAWYVPTYNTLSLLLTSYTSRYQEHIEAYSSELKQNIDLAQNALQRFSAELQEKLKKYQQEIETYAIGEKSLCTFCSAKVQLQTRIDECLFKGRSYAAVLLASSHQMHTEAEKTTLGEEKRTAQGLRKFHLYLSLLALMVLASLTGIYIFVRRSVISRILSIRHDLITYNLDNTKEKPHIKEEGDDELTSLAAGINYFLEQIQQREQRLRIAARDAEAASEAKSSFVAAISHEIRTPMNAIINLTKLCLGADIPAPLDSRRKQWLEIVRRSSESLLDLTNDLLDSAKVEAGKMELNLGVFRLFDLLDKLEPYKISAQMKGLEFQLIMENDMPEYWYGDQQRVGQILINLVSNAIKFTESGRVKISVELYRDHEEWLLFRVSDTGIGIREDKLETLFTPFQQVGGTSLRRGGTGLGLSIARQLAEVMGGSIQAECKLYQGSIFQVVLPLHSVPDEEGGKAMSISEDGRGLPKRFTGERILLVDDNPFNRLVAEELMNLAGLTVESAEDGLEAVEMVQAKHYDLVLMDLNMPRMDGFEAGMAIHDIPECADLPIIALTADATGSTRQNCLGSGMNDVVSKPIDPQTFFQTLEYWLPEVTHREKPVELERPAQKTKQKQIPKKIRQTKKVQPHPSNSSPTRSRKSRKTTLHAASARVELEHSATALLKNPIILKAFIDTHGETIQRIYQALAKEDREEAHRQAHNLKSAAGAIGASKLNKQSEELEHRLAKATSVHKDTEAELLARMEAELQRVLQHIMLQRGQV, from the coding sequence ATGCAGAAGGAATCATTAAGCATGCGTTGCGGCATCAGCCAGCGGATCCTTTTCGGTCTTACCTTGGTTGCAGCTTTTTTGGGTGGAGGCATCCTTTTTATTCTCATTCGCTTCAGTACCTTTCATGACCGATTTGATAAAATAACTGAAGAAATGCCAGCTCTTATTCTCTCAACAGAGCTGGAGCAGGAAGCGAGGGTACTGGTTTCCCATACGCAGGACATTCTTATGTCCAGGGAAAACTATCTCTTTGAGGATGTGCGAGAGCTGATTAAGCAATCAGTGGAACGCATGAGTGAAATTACCTCAAAGATAAATTCTGGCAAAGATGCTAACGAGCATCTACAGATGCTTGCCAGTCAATACCGACAAGTTGCCGATAATCAGCTGGAACTGGTGGCTCTTAAAGAGGAAAAGCACCGGATTAAGCGACAGCAACGGCAAATCCACAAGCGCGTGTCTGCCCTCCTCAAGGAACTTGCCGAAGAGCATCTTACTTTGCAGCAGCAGGTAACAGCATCTGAGTTTGCTGCACTCAATGCATGGTACGTCCCAACGTACAATACTCTTTCTCTCTTATTGACTTCATACACCTCGCGATACCAGGAACATATTGAAGCCTATTCCTCCGAATTGAAACAGAATATAGACCTGGCGCAAAATGCCTTGCAAAGGTTTTCAGCAGAGTTACAGGAAAAACTGAAGAAGTATCAGCAAGAAATTGAGACCTATGCCATAGGCGAGAAAAGCCTCTGCACTTTTTGTTCTGCAAAAGTACAACTCCAGACGCGTATTGATGAGTGTCTCTTTAAAGGGCGGAGCTATGCTGCGGTTCTGCTGGCTTCATCACACCAGATGCATACGGAGGCTGAAAAAACAACCTTGGGCGAGGAAAAAAGAACAGCGCAGGGGTTAAGAAAATTTCATTTATACCTCTCATTGCTGGCTCTCATGGTGTTGGCATCACTGACAGGGATTTATATCTTTGTCCGTCGTTCTGTCATCTCCCGCATCCTTTCCATTCGCCATGATCTTATAACCTACAATCTCGATAATACGAAAGAAAAACCTCATATCAAAGAGGAGGGTGATGACGAACTCACCTCTTTGGCTGCTGGTATCAACTATTTTCTTGAGCAAATTCAACAGCGGGAACAACGCCTCAGAATAGCTGCCCGGGATGCAGAGGCAGCAAGCGAAGCAAAAAGTTCCTTTGTTGCCGCGATCAGTCACGAGATTCGCACCCCAATGAATGCCATTATTAACCTCACCAAACTTTGCCTGGGAGCTGATATCCCAGCCCCACTTGACAGTCGAAGAAAACAGTGGTTAGAGATCGTGCGGCGCTCCTCGGAATCTCTCTTGGATTTAACCAATGACCTTCTTGACTCGGCCAAGGTTGAGGCTGGCAAGATGGAACTCAATCTTGGCGTATTCCGCCTCTTTGATCTACTGGACAAGCTTGAACCCTATAAAATCAGCGCCCAGATGAAGGGCCTTGAGTTTCAGCTGATCATGGAAAACGACATGCCGGAATACTGGTACGGGGACCAGCAGCGGGTTGGGCAAATCCTGATCAATCTAGTAAGCAATGCCATTAAATTCACAGAAAGTGGACGGGTCAAAATTAGCGTTGAACTCTACCGAGACCATGAGGAATGGCTTCTGTTCCGGGTATCCGACACCGGCATAGGGATTCGCGAAGACAAGCTGGAAACGCTCTTTACTCCTTTTCAGCAGGTAGGTGGCACTTCTTTGCGGCGAGGGGGCACAGGCTTGGGACTCAGTATTGCCCGCCAATTGGCAGAAGTTATGGGGGGAAGTATCCAGGCAGAGTGTAAACTCTATCAAGGCAGTATTTTTCAGGTGGTTCTTCCTCTGCATTCTGTGCCTGATGAAGAGGGTGGGAAGGCTATGAGTATCTCAGAGGATGGGAGGGGCTTACCAAAACGTTTTACGGGAGAGCGCATTCTCCTGGTGGATGATAATCCCTTTAACCGTCTGGTTGCAGAAGAGCTTATGAATCTGGCTGGCCTTACCGTAGAAAGCGCAGAGGACGGCCTTGAGGCCGTGGAAATGGTTCAAGCGAAACACTATGATTTGGTGCTGATGGATCTGAATATGCCCCGCATGGATGGCTTTGAAGCGGGCATGGCTATCCATGACATACCTGAGTGCGCAGACCTACCGATCATAGCCTTGACTGCTGACGCCACTGGTTCAACCCGCCAGAACTGCCTTGGCAGTGGAATGAACGATGTTGTCAGCAAGCCCATTGACCCACAAACCTTTTTTCAAACCCTGGAATACTGGCTACCTGAAGTAACACACAGAGAAAAGCCTGTAGAGCTTGAGAGACCGGCTCAGAAAACAAAACAAAAACAGATCCCCAAAAAAATACGTCAAACGAAAAAGGTTCAACCTCACCCGTCTAATTCATCACCAACTCGCTCTCGGAAATCACGAAAAACCACCTTACATGCTGCTTCAGCCCGGGTTGAGTTGGAACACAGCGCAACCGCCTTGCTCAAGAATCCAATTATCCTCAAGGCCTTTATTGATACCCACGGAGAAACTATTCAACGTATTTATCAAGCCCTTGCGAAAGAAGATCGTGAAGAGGCTCACCGTCAGGCTCATAACCTAAAATCAGCTGCCGGAGCTATTGGTGCGAGCAAACTCAATAAGCAGTCAGAAGAATTGGAACATCGTCTCGCAAAGGCTACAAGCGTTCATAAGGATACTGAAGCAGAACTGCTTGCCAGGATGGAGGCGGAACTTCAGAGAGTTCTCCAGCATATCATGTTGCAGAGAGGGCAAGTCTGA